Proteins from one Oscillatoria nigro-viridis PCC 7112 genomic window:
- a CDS encoding efflux RND transporter periplasmic adaptor subunit: protein MPTMIFHKYAQSPAIISSFSGSLFSLILLSSPAAVFAHAGHGNEFHQSGETTQTPAAISVDAETAKRLGIKVSPAAPQRLDIGIKTTGQIETLPNQKVEVTAPVAGKVVELLVKPGDKVSKGQPLAVLSSSELGQLRVESLSKQAEAEADLQQAEGDLKLARENYDRQLEISAAEIAQAQTQLTAVTKQYQREQELVNKRSVVQAAQENYQRQVEIAQAEIAQAETELTVAKEQFDRDKELAASGAIARRTMLESQAHFAEAKAAVAKAKSRPEVIKAQTEIKQAEVDLPMRELRESQGRVAEAKAQLTRAQSRREVLEAENQLKRGKTAVEVAQSRIRLADAAYQARLQQLGTVANDRGLVTVVAPISGTVADREITPGESVNAEKPLMSLLNDSRVFATANIYEKDLNKVKKGQEVRVKVANLPDRTFNGKIVLIGSSVAGETRVVPVKAELDNINGKLKPGLFAELEILTDKTATNILAIPSAAVVDVSGKKTVYLQNGNAYQAVEIELGQTAGDLVEVKRGLFEGDLIVTQRAPQLYAQSLRGGSKTSKDEPKKDATPKVTEVNFNNLPVSLWWAGIGGGVAIASLTFTAGVLWGNRRKLPAIAADSGNNNFSVSAPTLNASTVHELSLRDDNHRVKSQETEAKSLN from the coding sequence ATGCCAACGATGATATTCCACAAATATGCTCAATCTCCGGCAATTATTAGCAGCTTTTCGGGAAGTTTGTTCAGCCTAATTTTGCTAAGTTCTCCTGCCGCTGTTTTTGCCCACGCTGGCCACGGAAATGAATTTCACCAAAGCGGCGAAACAACTCAAACTCCTGCTGCTATTTCTGTCGATGCCGAAACAGCAAAACGATTAGGAATTAAAGTCTCCCCTGCTGCCCCCCAGCGACTAGATATCGGCATTAAAACTACTGGACAAATTGAAACTTTACCCAACCAAAAAGTAGAAGTGACGGCTCCTGTTGCTGGCAAAGTAGTAGAGTTGTTGGTTAAGCCTGGGGACAAAGTATCAAAAGGTCAACCGCTTGCGGTTTTATCGAGTTCAGAATTAGGACAATTGCGGGTTGAATCTCTCTCGAAACAGGCCGAAGCTGAGGCAGATTTGCAGCAAGCGGAAGGCGATCTCAAACTAGCACGAGAAAATTACGATCGCCAACTTGAAATATCCGCAGCAGAAATCGCCCAAGCCCAAACCCAATTGACAGCGGTAACTAAGCAGTACCAGCGAGAACAAGAATTAGTAAACAAGCGTTCCGTGGTGCAAGCCGCTCAAGAAAACTATCAGCGTCAAGTTGAAATAGCGCAAGCAGAAATAGCGCAGGCAGAAACTGAACTGACGGTGGCTAAAGAACAGTTCGATCGCGACAAAGAATTAGCGGCATCTGGGGCGATCGCCCGACGCACAATGCTGGAATCGCAAGCCCACTTCGCAGAAGCAAAAGCCGCTGTTGCTAAGGCAAAAAGCCGTCCTGAAGTTATCAAAGCCCAAACCGAAATTAAACAAGCCGAAGTAGACCTGCCGATGCGGGAATTGCGGGAATCTCAAGGCAGAGTAGCAGAAGCAAAAGCTCAACTTACCAGAGCTCAGAGCCGCCGGGAAGTTCTAGAAGCCGAGAACCAACTCAAACGCGGCAAAACTGCCGTCGAAGTCGCTCAATCGCGCATTCGCTTGGCTGACGCAGCCTATCAAGCGCGGCTGCAACAATTAGGAACTGTTGCCAACGATCGAGGACTCGTTACCGTAGTTGCTCCGATTTCGGGGACGGTAGCCGATCGCGAAATCACCCCAGGCGAGTCAGTAAACGCTGAAAAACCGTTGATGAGTCTCTTAAATGACAGCCGCGTTTTTGCCACAGCCAACATTTACGAAAAAGACCTGAATAAAGTAAAAAAGGGTCAGGAAGTCAGGGTAAAAGTCGCTAATTTACCCGATCGCACTTTCAATGGAAAAATCGTCTTAATTGGGTCATCCGTGGCAGGAGAAACGCGGGTTGTGCCGGTCAAAGCGGAACTAGATAATATTAACGGCAAATTAAAGCCAGGACTGTTTGCGGAGTTGGAGATTTTAACCGACAAAACTGCCACAAATATTTTAGCAATTCCGAGTGCGGCGGTAGTGGATGTTAGCGGTAAAAAAACCGTTTACCTCCAAAATGGCAATGCTTATCAAGCTGTTGAAATTGAACTCGGTCAAACTGCCGGAGATTTAGTTGAAGTGAAGAGGGGTTTATTCGAGGGAGATTTGATAGTAACGCAGCGAGCACCTCAACTTTACGCACAATCTTTGCGGGGCGGCAGCAAGACCTCAAAAGACGAGCCAAAGAAAGACGCAACTCCCAAGGTAACAGAGGTTAATTTTAATAATTTACCCGTGTCTTTATGGTGGGCGGGAATAGGGGGAGGAGTTGCGATCGCATCCCTGACTTTCACAGCCGGCGTGTTGTGGGGAAATCGGCGCAAATTGCCAGCAATAGCAGCGGATTCTGGAAACAATAATTTTTCTGTCTCTGCACCGACATTAAACGCGAGTACAGTACATGAATTGTCACTGCGGGATGACAACCATCGCGTTAAAAGTCAGGAGACAGAAGCCAAGAGCTTGAACTAA
- a CDS encoding TIGR04255 family protein gives MQAPKHYSHAPITEALIDIQVKLPPEVKLDNLAQVYSSIQAEYPQREEVLLFQGQMMAGASVGATASQSPIGYIASSGDQKQIFQLRLDAFAFSRLAPYDCWENFRDEAKRLWNIYQSVTHPEAIVRLALRYINRLDIPLPIGDLKEYLRTFPEVSSDLPQGLSGYFMQLQIPQEKLETMLVINQAIVPPPTPDFVSIILDLDLLMEGDIPSNEIELLHILEQMHEQKNIAFEACITERTRELIN, from the coding sequence ATGCAAGCACCAAAACACTACTCGCACGCCCCAATCACCGAAGCCCTGATTGATATACAAGTTAAACTTCCACCTGAAGTTAAACTTGACAATTTGGCGCAGGTGTACTCCAGCATTCAGGCTGAGTATCCTCAGCGTGAAGAGGTGTTACTTTTTCAGGGACAAATGATGGCAGGTGCTAGTGTTGGGGCAACAGCCAGTCAATCTCCTATTGGCTATATAGCCTCCAGCGGCGACCAAAAACAAATTTTTCAACTGCGTTTAGATGCTTTCGCATTCAGTCGGCTTGCCCCTTACGACTGTTGGGAAAATTTTCGGGACGAAGCAAAGCGACTGTGGAATATCTATCAGTCGGTGACACATCCAGAAGCAATTGTTCGTTTAGCACTCAGGTATATTAACAGGCTAGATATTCCTTTACCGATTGGCGATCTCAAAGAGTATTTGAGGACATTTCCGGAAGTTTCCTCTGACTTGCCACAAGGATTAAGTGGCTACTTTATGCAGCTACAAATTCCGCAAGAAAAGTTGGAAACAATGCTGGTTATTAATCAAGCAATAGTTCCACCTCCCACACCTGATTTTGTTTCTATAATATTGGATTTAGATCTATTGATGGAAGGAGATATTCCTTCTAATGAAATAGAGCTTTTGCACATTTTAGAACAAATGCACGAACAAAAAAACATAGCTTTTGAAGCTTGTATTACAGAACGCACAAGGGAGTTGATTAACTGA